The sequence below is a genomic window from Bactrocera neohumeralis isolate Rockhampton chromosome 4, APGP_CSIRO_Bneo_wtdbg2-racon-allhic-juicebox.fasta_v2, whole genome shotgun sequence.
AGtttcctcgtctgcgtttcactgcattcaGACGACCATTTTTGTGCGGCGAGTTAGGGATCTATCCTCAAAATCACGTCATTCCTATTGATAGACGTAGTACATGCCCCTGAAGTACGATTATATTGTCAGATATATTCATTGCTTAATTAAGGCCTATTAGCCTTGAAAAATACTCCGGATGCTTATGATAACTTTCGGCTAGACTTTTGGCAGagttatacatacacacatacacatgtaattTCACGGTCACTCTAAAGCGATTATGCCTTGTGGTCATTGGTTTGTGACTGGACTTTCCGCAGCTACGTATCAAACTGAATTCCGTGAATTTATGAACAAATTCGTATCTTAACggtatattttcatatttggatTTACCAAATACCAATAACGGAAATGGCGCAACAGAAATCATACATTTATTACACCcatattttcatcaataaaataaaagtattttattaaataaataaaagttcagTGCGCAGTTGCGGCTCGAAAAGTAAATAGATTTTGTACTATGCACCTGCTTGATAACAGTAAATTATCTGTTTGACTTTTTCATTATGCCACGCGAATTGATACAGAAAAGGCCAGTGCCACAACAATAACATAACGACTCCCACTTGACGGCGTCAGCGCTGATAACCGAAGTGAACACACACAATTtgcattaacatcaaatacaTACAATATCAAATGTAAacgaaagtatgtatgtatatgtgtatatatacatatatatgtatatggtaaactACGTAAATTCCTAAATGAAGTTGTGCGTTGCAAAAATCGGTCGGCGTTGAATTTATTCTACTTTCAACTGTATAAATATTGAACTTATCATTCAACTGAAGGCTAAAAAACTGTTATCAAagaaaatacacacatacatacatacatacatatataagattgtTCACTTGTATatgttatttgtatatttgtaaaaaactcTAAAGTATTGGTGTCGATCAGAAGATGTTGAAAGCCGAAATTTTAGTATATACAagtggatacatacatatacataagcaGTACTGCGGCTCGATTTAAAGGTAGCCAAAAATCGGAAAAATCGTGTATGCAAGAAATGTTCTATGGATCACCCGAATAACTTTGCTAAAGAGGTTATGATTCAAAAACCGGTTTCGAGTCAGCgattttaaggcgaagttttaAGGTATCATCAAATtttgttcgtcagtttttgagataccagAATGAAATTAATTACATCAGTCTATTTTGATTTTCTACTAAATATTTAATGGAATTGGTCAAATCGGAAAACTATATCACATTTCTGCCATACAActgatttttcagattttttaaacttcgcctCACAAACCGATGGCTCGAAATCGGTTTAGCCCCATAGCTTTTCAggcaaaattgttcagaatgatccgtagaacataTTCCACATACCggaaaaaaatcgacccgctctaattcAAACATATGTACCTACTCACCTTGATGATCTGCTCGGGAATGTAGATTACAAAAGAAGTTCATAGCACTGCCTAAATGTAAATGAACCGCGTTTTGAATATGTAATATTGGTATATCATCaccaaaaatgtaaaacaacgtAACATAACTTTTCAGAAGTTTACAGgtgaaggaaaaacgttataatagaaTCCActccaaaataataaattattttatagaaatcaTTCCTATATAGTATGTGTACAATTGCATAAATCactatttcacttttattaaaaaaatagagtaATTATCGTACATTTTTAAAGCTCTGATTGAGAGAAACCGaatctttaaaacaaaaaatacggaaaaagtagtaaaatgttttcaaatacattatttcatttcataagCTGCTGAATTTATCTGAAATTCCACACATATTTTCCAtcagaaatttcgaaatttctattCGGCaccaaaatatattgattttcccTTTAGGCCCGTATTCATTTGTACTCGATTTGAAAGTAAAAAGGTTTgatatttgcttttaatataaaaacatgcAATTCTCAGTCGTTTTaggtaaaaatttaatacttttttcgagttcaaaatttttattaaccgAAAATATGCACATCTCTAACATTTCTTATCTTTAGTTATTAATTATGTGTAACCAAAAGTAATCATATTGGCTCGTAATATATGAAAGAgttcataatatttttcataaattgttcacattgtaataaacaaaatatttcgtatGCTCCCTCATTGTATTTTCTTAGTAATTGCTCTCCCTTTACACTCTCAAAGTCATAAACGAAAAGTATTGCCTACAATCAGGCGCATTGATCGAGGTAATCAACTCATGTACCCAACACTGATAATAAAATGGTGATAAGGCTTATCTTGTGCGTAAGAGAAGTGTAGAGTACGCTTTGATTTACTGGAAAATAGGTTATATTATTCatacaattttcattgaaaaatttttaattacttacttAAAATATTAGCTCTTAGTTTTCCAGTTAtctgaaaaaaatcacaaagctatgtaaaaattaatttcacttcGGTTTCTTTTCCTACATTACTCGCTTAATACCTATATATAATGTAGACATtgctatattatatatttttggtattcaaATTTGTACATTTTCATTTTGAGTTCCGTTATCGAGCACtccacacatatatgtatgtacaagcatgtatataaaaatttagattgAACAAAAGTCCGAAAAAGTCAATTGTCTAATCAAAACTTTGCAGCTCGTATGCGATGTGCTTGTTTGAGGCTTGTTTTGCCAGCggcaaaaattttgataataatatttttatttcttttcaactCGAAATAACTTGTGCTTAGAAGCACCAACACATTTGTTTATCAGATGCTAAAAATAActgattaaaaaaacaaaaaaaaaatacaatgatttattaaattttattttctttgcagGGGCTCGTCCACGCGCTTGAATTCATTAAGTATACACACTGTGAGAGAACAGCGAATTCGctaataacaaacaaattgaTAAAGCAGAATGGAGAACGTCAGAACTTTTTTCGCTGGACAGAATAAAGACGGCACATTGACAAACAATCAGCGAAACGGTGGACTCAATTTATTTAATGGACGCATCGTGCCGACTGGCATGAGCAGCGGTCTACAGGGCAACATGAGCCCACACATTGGAGGGGTGAATGACAAAACACATCACGAAGTGAAGCGAAAAGATAACGACAGTTATTTCTATATAATGTAAGCATTACGCATGTTAAGTGATATATGAGCTTTTTATAAGATTTGCTAAAGTTGTTTTCGAAGATTTTGTTATTGCTTACGACATACTTAGATTAGGCGCTAAACCTCTGTATATCGAAATATGTTTGTATCTGTTGCATTAGGGCGGAGTTAacgatatatagtacattcaatggaaaattattttctgattGAAGTCGAATCTTTTTGAAGATCTTAATCTTTTGATTGGtcaatttatatgacagctatatcttatagttGTCCTATTTGAACAATTCGATTGGAGATTATAGCattttaaatggaaattaaCCTTATAAGTATGTGACTAGAGACgaaaatatggaaatttataattttttaattacttcgcTCCTATATtatgatcacgttttcgggtgtCAGCCGTACACaactcttggcaatctcgtcccttatctcattgccctcgatgcttTTGTTACCTGGCAACCAGTGGGAGAGAAGTCGCTTACTTCTGTcgacactttccactgctgctgTGCTTCCCAAGGCACTTTTGGCCGATACACAATgtgaggttactgccttgattttTGCTCGGGTGTCTACTTAGATGTTGACATTTGAGTTACCTTTTCGTGCATTAGAGACTAGCTCCGCGACTTTCGCATTAGTAAACACCTCTGCTTGGAATATTCTGCAGTGGttcggcaacttaaaaggctaAACTCATTTCAGTgtattcccgcaccaactctACCCTCCATTTTCGAACCATCCGTGCAAATTTTTAGTGTGTTTCGCGCAGCTAATATGCTTTTAAACCAtcttttcttatattatatactttgaaccttctttctcAGTTGAAAAAAGGGATCATGTAGTCGGTAAATCGTCATTACCCTCCGAGCTATGTCTTAaagttctatatgtaaattctcccgCAGCCAGTAGACGccccgccgattttgctgcgcacttttcagcgaagaggtctttAGTGGCATGTTTAGTACCAGTACAAGAGCTGCCGTTGGAGTGgttcttaaagctcccgttatacacagcgcagcgagcctctgaatcttttccattggcttccggttGGTGGATTTCCATATACCTCTCCACCATACTACTGTACCGAAGAGCAGGATTGGTCTTACAATGGCTGAATAACACCAATGTCCAGAGAGGAAAATTGTgcttccacagcagtttgctgtccaagacCACATGGTACTTAGTGCGGTTCTTGAGAGAGGGAACCCATTTATCGAAGGATATCTTCATGGAAAGATTTTGTATAttcttgtgaacacaagcagGTCCGTTTTCTCCGGATTTAGCCCCGACATGCTTGCTATGCCCAATTGTGGACTGTATTGAGAGTGGTGATCGTAATACTGCTAATGCCGTGTAGCCGTTTACCCGCACTGTTCATAGAGATATGTTTTCACCTTGCGGCGTTCCTCTACAGACTTCTTTGGTCATTCTATCGTTTTTCCATTCTGTTCTTATCCTGCTATAGGTCAAGAGGTTTCTTGACTGgatacaaattataatagaaTGTCTAGGAATGTCCCAAGAGCGTCTTTCGTAAATTCGAGAatcctttcgatattaaatatcagtgtttttaaaatcttaaaagattaaaaattctaaaacatCCATATGCAAAAAAGTTTACAAGTTACATGTGTTTcgtcgggtaaaaaacagccttttttcaaacaaattttttctcatataaaattttaaatattttattacaatttgttCATATTGTAACTTCTAGCAAATCAAGCCCAATGAAAAAAACGAAACTCGTACGCCACTAATTGACAACTGTTGCTCATATCTAATCACAAcccattaataaatttttgtactaaTTGCTTCTAAACTGACAGTTATTTCAAATATGCATGTTTCGACATATGTAAATTAACCAAGCctataacaaattaaattaattcagaAATCTCAAGTAAACAAAATTGACAATTTAAAACTGAATTTAATATGCGTGTTCTGAGATATCTCGTTTACCTTAGAGGTCTATTTCTGATTCTCGTGTGccattatttaaacataaattcataaaaatagaatagatcataaaacttaaatttaaagtgTTGTAAATTGTCTGAATGTCAGgtttatatgcacatacatacatacatatacttatatatatagatataaaagcATTTAAATGGTTATATTCCGCCAATTTGTCtataactacaacaaaaaaattttcgaacgaGCAGAACCAGtttccaaaacaaaataaaagcgaCATTTTGTTCTCAAATGTAAGCGCTTATGTGTGTTTTCctacgtacatatttatttaaatgtacatgaatatatatatataccaatgTCAGctcgaaattatttgttttttacaattttattttcaagcaaTGACTTAGTTTAGCGCTTGCAGTAATcaagctaaatttttttgtaattgctgTTCAGCAGCGTTGCCTGCATCCACGAGCTTGAAAGTGAAACGAGTTAATGACAAGCAAAACATTCTGTAATGTTATGTAGTACAAACGCTAGATATGTACCCAACCATATGCGCATGACTGTAGTCgtttaagtgtgtatgtatgtatgtatgttatgtatgttTGCAGGTGCACGAATAAAGACATTACCTTGAAAGTCGAACTCACTGACTTAACATAGAGTGGCAATAaagtatgatatatgtatgtatgtatgtagctagaatttatttttaacaaaatccggtttttaatgttttaaagtaATATACAATAGTTGGCAAGTTGGggaaaaagattaaataaattatacttaCGCCAATTCGAATGGCGATTGCTATGCATGAAGTGTTCGATTGGACATAGGAGTTTAAAAGTTTACGCTACAGTAAGCCCATAGACAGATGTAGGCGTGAGACTTCCCTGAGCTATCtttcatatgaaaaaataaGCGACTTCGCGGTTTCAATGGAAAATTGGTCGgtatattaaggggttacatgtgtctactcgggtaaaaaacaacttttttttttaatttttttcacatataaaaaattaaatattttattagaattttttattgttacaaacatacactattaacgaagaaattgtgaaattttttgtaaaaaaaaatattttaaactcggtcattgcgacgccattttcggtgacccctcggaaaaaagatgcgcccacgttggcaagataactctttacaggatcatctaaagtgaaaaaacgtgttttagttaaaaccttaacttagaacttggatgaaggaaaaaaactaaaaattggatttttggcagatatttttagaaaaaaattaaaatttcagtaaaaatttagtaacacttttttcattgtgatcgaaaaaaaatccttcgtctaagtctttaagaattgtatctcattgatctgtgtaaaattttatgaagatcggttaagtagttttcgagaaatcttgccaaccgacttcaaaaacatcgtttcgagaaaaacgcgtttaaagacggcgcacttagcctagctagccgcGAGCGCACGAGTTCTCatggctgtatctccgaaactattacccGTATCAACTTGAGAAACcttgtaaccccttaagt
It includes:
- the LOC126756945 gene encoding uncharacterized protein LOC126756945 gives rise to the protein MENVRTFFAGQNKDGTLTNNQRNGGLNLFNGRIVPTGMSSGLQGNMSPHIGGVNDKTHHEVKRKDNDSYFYIMWRS